In Patescibacteria group bacterium, a single genomic region encodes these proteins:
- the pilM gene encoding pilus assembly protein PilM, which translates to MAFRGSQTYIGIDIGGASLKIVELKNEKGRPKLQTYGYIEKPTPVLKIESTEAKQKIVETLKKVLDKAKVSTNQVVAALPSYTVFSSVITLPDMKAKELDAAVHWEAKKIVPMPLEKMVLSYDELTNYDDHEHIPSQNTQPNTQTKDSASTLKSTPKKYKKILLTAAPADLVNNYVELFKMAGLNLVKLETEAFALERALVGHDRAPIMIVDIGATTTSISVVVASVPVVNRSIDLGGQTITKTIASSLNVDVERAEQFKRDFGLIATGSSTNQIPKRIEFMVSSVVTEINYVLNLYHNQSSARIEKIILTGGSAWLPNLPNYLAQVLNVKVLIGDPWARVMYPVELKPVLAEIGPRMSIAVGLAMREIV; encoded by the coding sequence ATGGCATTTCGTGGATCACAAACCTATATTGGTATCGACATTGGTGGGGCATCTCTGAAAATTGTTGAATTAAAGAACGAAAAAGGCCGTCCCAAACTACAAACGTATGGTTACATTGAAAAACCTACCCCAGTTTTAAAAATTGAAAGTACTGAGGCGAAACAAAAAATTGTTGAAACACTGAAAAAAGTGTTGGATAAAGCTAAAGTGAGCACTAACCAAGTGGTAGCGGCTTTACCGAGTTATACCGTGTTTTCATCGGTGATTACTTTGCCGGACATGAAAGCCAAAGAGCTTGATGCGGCGGTGCATTGGGAAGCCAAAAAGATTGTGCCCATGCCGCTGGAAAAAATGGTGTTGTCTTATGATGAATTGACTAACTATGACGATCACGAACATATTCCATCACAAAACACTCAACCAAATACTCAAACGAAAGATAGTGCCAGTACCTTAAAGTCTACTCCAAAAAAATATAAAAAGATTTTGTTAACCGCCGCGCCAGCCGATTTGGTGAATAATTATGTTGAGTTGTTCAAAATGGCCGGTTTGAATTTAGTGAAACTGGAAACTGAAGCCTTTGCTCTAGAAAGAGCCTTGGTGGGGCACGATCGGGCACCCATTATGATTGTTGATATCGGTGCCACCACCACCAGTATTAGTGTAGTAGTAGCGAGTGTACCGGTGGTGAATCGCAGTATCGATTTAGGTGGGCAAACTATTACTAAGACCATTGCCAGTAGTTTGAATGTTGATGTGGAACGGGCTGAACAATTTAAACGTGATTTTGGTTTGATTGCCACTGGTTCCAGCACTAACCAAATTCCGAAACGGATTGAATTCATGGTGTCTTCAGTGGTTACTGAAATTAATTATGTATTGAATTTGTATCACAATCAAAGTTCGGCGCGGATTGAGAAAATTATTCTCACTGGTGGTTCGGCCTGGCTACCAAATTTACCAAACTACTTAGCCCAAGTATTGAACGTTAAAGTGTTAATTGGTGATCCTTGGGCGCGGGTGATGTATCCAGTAGAGCTTAAACCGGTGTTAGCCGAAATTGGCCCACGCATGTCGATTGCGGTTGGTTTAGCCATGCGCGAAATTGTTTAA
- a CDS encoding nucleotidyl transferase AbiEii/AbiGii toxin family protein, which produces MGRSRQVIPQLGQWQTQVLPKATQKALQYLAGQAWLKQSSWYLAGGTALTLHFGHRQSVDLDFFTPQKNFLARQLVGHFTDDIWQVDILTDDTVYGKLHGAKVSFIAYPFFFHQQPYHWVGHVRMLDPKDIAVMKIIAISQRGRKRDFLDLYWYVKQQESLTDILLRLPKQYPTVAHDYNHILKSLMYFVDAEEDPMPQLYFTVSWEEIKKYFKKEVPKILKSFVF; this is translated from the coding sequence ATGGGAAGAAGTCGTCAAGTAATACCTCAACTGGGTCAGTGGCAGACACAAGTTTTACCAAAAGCTACTCAAAAAGCTTTACAGTATTTAGCTGGACAAGCCTGGTTGAAGCAGTCTAGTTGGTATTTAGCCGGTGGTACAGCTTTAACTTTACATTTTGGACATCGTCAGTCAGTTGATTTAGATTTTTTTACACCACAAAAGAATTTTTTAGCTCGACAACTAGTTGGTCATTTCACTGATGATATTTGGCAGGTTGACATTCTGACGGATGATACTGTTTATGGAAAACTACACGGAGCCAAAGTGAGTTTTATTGCTTATCCATTTTTTTTCCACCAACAACCATATCATTGGGTTGGGCACGTTCGAATGCTTGATCCGAAGGATATAGCGGTTATGAAAATTATCGCTATTAGCCAGCGGGGACGTAAGCGCGATTTTCTTGATTTATATTGGTATGTCAAACAGCAAGAATCTTTAACTGATATATTATTACGTTTGCCAAAACAATATCCAACGGTCGCTCATGATTATAATCATATATTAAAAAGCCTCATGTATTTTGTTGATGCCGAAGAAGATCCGATGCCACAACTATATTTTACCGTTTCATGGGAGGAGATAAAAAAATATTTTAAAAAAGAAGTCCCAAAGATTTTAAAAAGTTTTGTATTTTAA
- a CDS encoding putative metal-binding motif-containing protein has translation MFVMFFSCSSSTPATIRTPPTPTVQTDCAHVDPATHPECPHSGNQWNVPNPSKEALVVAVIWSLTARSRYGTSGPSEDAHSDQFTNCHDGSPDDIDDDGDGYTEEQGDCDDCEPRKYPGAVEICDMLDNDCDGHVDNDAIDANEMGYCDQ, from the coding sequence ATGTTTGTGATGTTCTTCTCGTGTTCTTCTTCCACCCCGGCGACCATTCGCACCCCCCCGACCCCGACCGTGCAGACCGACTGCGCCCACGTCGATCCGGCCACCCACCCGGAGTGTCCGCACTCCGGGAACCAGTGGAACGTCCCCAATCCCAGCAAGGAAGCGCTGGTAGTCGCAGTGATCTGGTCTCTGACCGCCAGGTCCAGGTACGGCACCAGCGGTCCATCGGAAGACGCCCACAGTGATCAGTTCACGAACTGTCACGACGGCTCGCCCGACGACATCGACGACGATGGCGACGGGTACACCGAAGAGCAGGGCGACTGCGATGACTGCGAGCCCAGAAAATACCCCGGCGCCGTCGAGATCTGCGACATGCTCGACAACGACTGCGATGGTCACGTCGACAACGACGCGATCGATGCGAACGAGATGGGGTACTGCGACCAGTAG
- a CDS encoding ATP-binding protein, producing MINKRYLSQYIIDDLSNKMVFIGGPRQVGKTTLVQHLGQSVYPDYQYLNWDRQSQRQAIRAERFEASAKLLIFDELHKYRQWKNYVKGIYDTQKEQYHILVTGSARLDLYKKGGDSLMGRYHYYRLHPFSVAELLQHQVLPEPFTELQFVHYPTAPALFTDLLKFSGFPEPFFAKQPRTLRRWQNTRLDRLIKEDVRDIESIRDLSALQVLAELLPQRVGSQLSLNALREDLGVAHKTVALWMEVLERFYYHYRIYPFMQRGFAALKKEPKLYLWDWTPVTEPGARFENIIASHLLKFVHGLHDILGHKAVLWYIRDISGREVDFLVTVNNQPWFAVEAKLSDRTPSKPLRYFQDKLHIPYVYQVVAETGIDERVKNIRVLSADLFCTALL from the coding sequence ATGATCAATAAAAGGTATCTTTCTCAGTATATTATTGATGATTTATCCAATAAAATGGTGTTTATTGGTGGTCCTAGGCAGGTAGGAAAAACTACCTTGGTACAGCACTTGGGTCAATCAGTCTATCCAGATTACCAATATCTGAATTGGGATAGACAATCACAGCGTCAAGCCATTCGGGCAGAACGGTTTGAGGCATCGGCTAAATTGTTGATTTTTGATGAATTGCATAAATATCGTCAGTGGAAAAATTATGTGAAAGGCATTTATGATACCCAAAAAGAGCAGTACCATATTTTAGTAACTGGCAGCGCTCGCTTGGATCTGTACAAAAAAGGGGGAGATTCACTCATGGGACGTTATCATTATTATCGCTTACATCCATTTTCAGTCGCTGAATTATTACAACACCAGGTGTTACCCGAACCCTTTACCGAATTGCAATTTGTACATTATCCGACAGCCCCAGCATTATTTACGGACTTATTGAAATTTAGTGGTTTTCCTGAACCGTTCTTTGCCAAACAACCACGTACCCTACGGCGGTGGCAAAATACCAGGTTAGATCGTTTAATTAAAGAAGATGTGCGGGATATTGAATCAATTCGTGATCTATCCGCTCTGCAAGTGTTGGCGGAATTATTACCACAGCGTGTGGGTAGTCAATTATCATTAAATGCGTTACGGGAAGATTTGGGTGTGGCTCATAAAACGGTGGCCTTGTGGATGGAGGTGCTCGAGCGCTTCTATTATCACTATAGAATCTATCCATTTATGCAACGTGGTTTTGCTGCCCTGAAAAAAGAACCAAAATTGTATCTGTGGGATTGGACACCAGTGACTGAACCTGGAGCTCGGTTTGAAAATATTATTGCCTCACATTTATTAAAGTTCGTGCATGGGTTACATGATATCTTAGGGCACAAGGCGGTGTTGTGGTATATCCGAGATATCTCCGGTCGGGAAGTAGATTTTTTGGTGACAGTTAATAATCAGCCGTGGTTTGCCGTAGAAGCTAAATTGTCTGATCGAACTCCCAGCAAACCTTTGCGTTATTTTCAGGATAAATTACACATACCCTATGTTTATCAAGTGGTAGCTGAAACCGGGATTGATGAACGCGTAAAAAATATTCGTGTCCTAAGTGCTGACTTATTCTGTACGGCTTTATTGTAA
- a CDS encoding LemA family protein: MIPLFIILGAIVLIVLWVVMIYNGLIKLKNQVDEGWSDIDVQLKRRHDLIPNLVESTKGYMTHERTLLENITKARSTAMSAQASGDTAGLAKAEGNLGNLLGNLRVAFEAYPDLKANQTMVQLMDQLADTEDKIQAARRFYNGVVRDFNIKMQVFPSNMVASSLGFKAREFFEIENAAERENVSVKF, encoded by the coding sequence ATGATTCCCCTATTTATCATCCTCGGTGCTATCGTCTTGATAGTACTGTGGGTAGTAATGATTTACAACGGTTTAATCAAACTAAAAAATCAGGTTGATGAAGGTTGGTCAGATATTGATGTACAATTAAAACGCCGCCATGATTTAATTCCAAATTTGGTAGAAAGTACCAAAGGATACATGACGCATGAGCGCACCTTGTTGGAAAATATCACCAAAGCGCGCTCGACAGCTATGTCGGCACAAGCCAGTGGTGATACGGCAGGTTTAGCCAAAGCTGAAGGTAATTTAGGTAATTTATTGGGTAATTTACGGGTAGCCTTTGAAGCTTACCCGGATTTGAAGGCTAATCAAACTATGGTGCAGTTAATGGATCAATTAGCCGATACCGAAGATAAAATCCAAGCGGCGCGCCGGTTCTACAACGGTGTGGTGCGTGATTTCAACATCAAAATGCAAGTCTTCCCCTCAAATATGGTAGCTTCAAGTTTGGGTTTTAAAGCCCGGGAGTTTTTTGAAATAGAGAATGCGGCTGAGCGCGAAAATGTGTCGGTGAAATTCTGA
- a CDS encoding M48 family metallopeptidase: protein MTAYKQISANKFKSNLLVVMFFVGIVLLGIILSYGFEGGIGGVVLSVIIAVVMALFSYYGGDKVALLTNGAHGPITQEQNPYLYRLVENVAITAGIPMPKVYLIEDSAPNAFATGRDPQHASVAFTTGIIQLLKNEELEGVVAHELSHIKNYDTRLMTVVIVCVGIVSIMAQIFFRIGGLGGNRKNNQLGLIFFLLGIILLIFSPLIAKLIQLAISRKREFLADASGVLLTRFPDGLARALEKIDQAAQPMQHADGATAHLFIANPFGKKRRWTNLFSTHPPIADRVAALRTMA, encoded by the coding sequence ATGACCGCTTACAAACAAATTTCTGCGAATAAATTTAAAAGTAACCTGTTGGTGGTGATGTTTTTTGTTGGTATTGTTTTACTCGGTATTATTTTATCTTATGGTTTTGAAGGTGGGATTGGCGGTGTAGTATTATCCGTTATTATCGCTGTAGTAATGGCATTATTTAGTTATTATGGCGGTGATAAAGTGGCTTTGCTCACCAATGGTGCACATGGTCCGATTACTCAAGAACAAAATCCCTACTTATATCGCTTAGTGGAAAATGTCGCTATTACCGCTGGAATTCCCATGCCCAAAGTCTATCTAATTGAAGATAGTGCTCCCAATGCTTTTGCTACGGGACGCGACCCACAACATGCCTCGGTGGCTTTTACTACTGGTATTATTCAATTACTGAAAAATGAAGAACTGGAAGGTGTGGTGGCGCACGAGTTATCACATATTAAAAATTACGATACCCGGTTGATGACAGTAGTGATTGTGTGTGTAGGAATTGTGAGTATCATGGCACAGATTTTTTTTCGCATTGGTGGTTTAGGTGGTAATCGTAAAAACAATCAATTAGGTTTGATATTTTTCCTACTGGGTATTATCTTACTAATATTTTCCCCTCTCATAGCCAAGCTCATTCAACTGGCCATTTCACGCAAACGAGAATTTCTCGCCGATGCCTCCGGAGTACTGCTCACCCGCTTTCCAGATGGTTTAGCCCGTGCTTTAGAAAAGATCGACCAGGCCGCTCAGCCCATGCAACACGCCGATGGTGCTACGGCTCATTTGTTTATTGCTAACCCGTTTGGCAAAAAACGCCGGTGGACCAATTTGTTTTCCACTCACCCACCCATTGCTGACCGCGTTGCCGCCTTGCGCACAATGGCGTAA